A region from the Citrobacter koseri ATCC BAA-895 genome encodes:
- a CDS encoding YodC family protein yields MVFFVSEEVIAKEGGPRMIVTGYSSGMVECRWYDGFGVKREAFHENELMPGDGRRLREDV; encoded by the coding sequence ATGGTCTTTTTTGTCAGTGAGGAAGTTATCGCAAAAGAAGGTGGTCCACGCATGATCGTAACCGGTTATTCCAGCGGCATGGTGGAGTGCCGTTGGTATGACGGTTTTGGCGTCAAACGGGAAGCATTCCACGAGAATGAACTTATGCCCGGTGATGGCAGGCGGTTGCGGGAAGATGTCTGA